In Candidatus Dependentiae bacterium, a single genomic region encodes these proteins:
- a CDS encoding phosphoglucosamine mutase, with protein MFGTDGIRATVGTSPFTASNLYTMGMALGKWIVQTYGNNATVLIGHDTRLSCSFVKSSLKSGLLSYPVCLIDTGVMPTPAIVQLTLKHKNIDCGIVISASHNPFQDNGIKIIDSKKGKLSVTDEEIITTYYDIPEKIHNYAQLGEERYWQGAYKAYCDYVVQFFEPNFLHGKKIVLDCAHGATHRCGPELFEYFGATVIPFAHQPNGKNINEQCGAVHPEHLTKVVLEHNADAGFAFDGDGDRVIAVNNKGEIRDGDDILALLLDHPIYTKTPIVVGTIMTNKGLEVWLEEKNCSLFRTPVGDKYIARKLQEDNLIIGGEQSGHTILHDYLPSGDGIFTALRVMESIIYTDNTTMQTFKRFPQILINVPIKNKKDLTQEPFASIIKHNEQKLSNGRLVVRFSGTEQKLRVMVENDNEIQANEIGHTCATELQKALEG; from the coding sequence ATGTTCGGCACAGATGGCATTCGCGCAACAGTTGGTACATCACCATTTACTGCATCAAACTTATACACTATGGGAATGGCGCTCGGTAAATGGATTGTACAAACCTATGGCAACAATGCAACGGTGCTTATTGGCCATGACACACGTCTGTCATGCTCATTTGTTAAATCAAGTTTAAAAAGCGGCCTTTTGTCTTATCCTGTTTGTTTAATTGATACCGGCGTTATGCCCACACCTGCAATAGTACAGTTAACACTCAAACATAAAAATATCGATTGCGGCATTGTTATATCGGCATCACATAACCCTTTTCAAGATAATGGTATAAAGATCATTGACAGTAAAAAAGGAAAACTCTCTGTAACTGATGAAGAAATAATTACTACATATTATGATATCCCTGAAAAGATTCATAATTATGCACAATTAGGTGAAGAAAGATATTGGCAAGGAGCATATAAAGCATACTGTGATTATGTTGTTCAATTTTTTGAGCCTAATTTTTTACATGGTAAAAAAATTGTACTTGATTGTGCACATGGCGCAACACACAGATGTGGACCTGAACTTTTTGAATATTTTGGCGCAACAGTCATACCGTTTGCCCACCAACCAAATGGAAAGAACATTAATGAACAATGTGGTGCTGTTCATCCTGAACATTTAACAAAAGTCGTTCTTGAACATAATGCCGATGCAGGATTTGCATTCGACGGTGATGGTGATCGTGTTATTGCCGTTAATAATAAAGGTGAAATTCGTGATGGCGATGATATTTTGGCATTACTCCTGGATCATCCTATCTATACAAAAACACCGATTGTTGTCGGTACCATTATGACCAACAAAGGATTGGAAGTCTGGCTTGAAGAAAAAAATTGTAGTTTATTCCGCACACCGGTAGGTGATAAATATATTGCACGCAAACTACAAGAAGATAACTTAATTATTGGCGGTGAGCAATCCGGTCATACCATATTACATGACTATTTACCGAGTGGCGATGGTATTTTCACTGCATTGCGCGTCATGGAATCAATTATCTATACAGATAACACAACCATGCAAACATTCAAACGTTTTCCTCAAATATTGATTAATGTCCCAATCAAAAACAAAAAAGATTTGACACAAGAACCATTTGCTTCCATCATAAAACATAATGAACAAAAATTATCAAATGGAAGACTTGTGGTACGTTTTTCTGGTACTGAACAAAAATTACGTGTTATGGTTGAAAATGATAATGAAATACAAGCAAATGAAATTGGCCATACATGTGCCACGGAATTACAAAAAGCACTAGAAGGATAA
- a CDS encoding DUF502 domain-containing protein, whose protein sequence is MNKITNFFRTFIRYLWSLFLNGLLTILPITLTLSIFNVSFRLLKGWLEPIAQVCPKYLLCLPHAEIFIAVVIIFLIGTILKLFMLRSLVHAFESLLLRVPIIRTVYSGIQQLVKAFNPQDQITFKQVVFLEFPRTGIYSIGFLTSEMPLALAPEKDKEFVNVFVPTTPMPTSGFFIIVTRDKLMPTDLSHQEAIALIISGGIIKPDRFMK, encoded by the coding sequence ATGAATAAGATTACAAACTTTTTCCGGACATTTATACGTTATTTATGGTCACTATTTTTAAACGGACTACTTACTATTTTACCTATTACCTTAACTCTTTCAATATTTAATGTATCATTTCGACTGCTCAAAGGTTGGCTTGAACCAATTGCACAGGTATGCCCTAAATATTTACTTTGTTTACCTCATGCAGAAATTTTCATTGCAGTCGTTATCATATTTTTAATCGGAACCATTTTAAAACTGTTTATGTTACGCTCCTTAGTACATGCATTTGAAAGTTTATTATTACGTGTGCCGATCATTCGCACTGTGTATAGCGGCATACAACAGCTAGTAAAAGCTTTTAATCCACAGGATCAAATTACATTCAAACAGGTCGTATTTCTTGAATTTCCACGTACCGGTATTTATAGCATCGGATTTTTAACAAGTGAAATGCCCCTAGCACTTGCACCAGAAAAAGATAAAGAATTTGTCAATGTATTTGTACCAACTACGCCAATGCCAACAAGCGGATTTTTTATTATCGTAACGCGAGATAAACTAATGCCAACCGATTTAAGCCATCAAGAGGCTATTGCGCTCATCATCTCCGGCGGTATCATAAAACCGGATCGTTTTATGAAATAA
- the rph gene encoding ribonuclease PH, with protein sequence MTSVKRYNGRAHNQVRTLKIIQETFGYSAGSVLFQAGNTKVLCSVTLQPTVPPFMKGKKTGWLNAEYAMLPTATKHRTQRATSVQKLQGRSIEISRLIGRVLRTVVDLSNFGERTIIVDCDVLQADGGTRSAAITGACIALKRAEQRWLKNGTIEQSFLKDEVAAVSVGKLQDHYLLDLDFAEDSIVDGDFNFILTKSNSIIEIQGTAEKTALSWDDFNVIKDLAVQGVEQIFTFTEQYETGQKEKYKKNHTPLFSLQNRLKQNS encoded by the coding sequence ATGACATCGGTAAAACGTTATAATGGACGTGCGCACAATCAAGTGCGCACCCTTAAAATTATTCAAGAAACATTTGGTTATTCGGCAGGGTCAGTTCTGTTTCAGGCTGGTAATACAAAAGTATTATGTTCTGTTACTTTACAGCCAACGGTACCACCTTTTATGAAAGGTAAAAAAACCGGTTGGCTTAATGCTGAATATGCTATGTTGCCAACAGCAACAAAACATCGTACACAACGTGCTACGTCAGTGCAAAAATTGCAAGGGCGTTCAATTGAAATATCACGTTTAATTGGTCGTGTATTACGTACAGTTGTTGATCTGAGTAATTTTGGAGAACGTACTATTATTGTTGATTGTGATGTATTGCAAGCAGATGGTGGCACACGATCCGCTGCAATTACAGGTGCGTGCATTGCATTAAAAAGAGCGGAGCAACGCTGGTTAAAAAATGGCACGATTGAGCAATCATTCTTAAAAGATGAAGTTGCAGCAGTATCAGTTGGTAAGTTGCAAGACCATTATTTACTCGATTTAGATTTTGCAGAAGACAGCATTGTCGATGGTGATTTTAATTTTATTTTGACTAAATCAAATAGTATTATTGAAATTCAAGGAACTGCTGAAAAAACAGCACTTTCTTGGGATGATTTTAATGTTATTAAAGATTTGGCTGTGCAGGGTGTTGAACAAATATTCACGTTTACTGAGCAGTATGAAACCGGTCAAAAAGAAAAATATAAAAAAAATCATACGCCACTGTTTAGTTTACAAAATCGTTTAAAACAAAATTCATAA